The Juglans regia cultivar Chandler chromosome 2, Walnut 2.0, whole genome shotgun sequence genome includes a window with the following:
- the LOC118347629 gene encoding protein FAR-RED IMPAIRED RESPONSE 1-like: protein MDADIEFSNNECDEIGIDKEIGGDETIEEHTIGMQFSSTEEVHAYYMKYGKKNEFGVSKRNIRQDDDETVRWFCLACARGGTSKSTVANIMKPRQTVKMECKTRINAVLNVKGGYTISKVILDHTHACSPGKARHFRCFKNVDGCIAKRLEINDETGIRLSKNFKYVVVEAGDYENVTFGEECQNYIDKAQRLRLEVGGGVALCNYFENMQKGNPEFYYKIDVDNEMRLKNVFWADARSGVVYESFGDVITFDTTYLTNAYKMPFVPFVGVNHHGQSILLGCGLISSDDTDTFEWLFESWLQCMNNQSPNVIITDQDNAMKIAISRVFQLLDIASTCGI from the coding sequence ATGGATGCCGACatagaattttcaaataatgaGTGTGATGAGATAGGAATTGATAAGGAGATTGGAGGTGATGAAACTATTGAAGAACATACTATTGGAATGCAATTTTCATCTACAGAAGAAGTGCATGCTTACTATATGAAGTATGGTAAGAAGAATGAGTTTGGGGTATCTAAAAGAAATATTAGACAGGATGACGATGAGACGGTAAGATGGTTTTGCTTGGCATGTGCACGAGGAGGCACATCGAAGAGTACAGTTGCCAACATTATGAAACCAAGACAAACAGTAAAGATGGAGTGTAAGACTAGGATTAATGCGGTATTAAATGTTAAAGGTGGATATACTATATCTAAAGTGATATTGGATCACACACACGCCTGTAGCCCGGGTAAGGCAAGACATTTTAGATGTTTTAAGAATGTTGATGGTTGTATCGCTAAGAGACTTGAAATAAATGACGAGACAGGAATAAGATTGTCCAAAAATTTCAAGTATGTGGTTGTTGAGGCAGGGGATTATGAGAATGTAACATTCGGGGAGGAGTGTCAAAACTACATTGACAAAGCACAACGACTTCGCCTCGAGGTTGGAGGTGGTGTAGCTCTATGTAACTATTTCGAAAATATGCAAAAAGGAAATCCggaattttattataagattgacGTTGACAATGAGATGCGGCtaaagaatgtgttttgggcagACGCACGGAGTGGAGTTGTGTATGAATCATTCGGGGATGTGATTACATTTGATACAACATATCTGACTAATGCGTATAAAATGCCTTTTGTTCCGTTTGTGGGTGTGAACCACCATGGGCAGTCAATTCTACTCGGGTGCGGATTGATATCCAGTGATGATACAGATACATTCGAGTGGTTATTTGAGTCATGGTTGCAGTGTATGAATAACCAATCGCCAAATGTAATCATCACAGATCAAGACAATGCCATGAAAATTGCAATCTCGAGGGTGTTTCAACTTCTAGACATCGCTTCTACTTGTGGCATATAA